The Malus domestica chromosome 10, GDT2T_hap1 nucleotide sequence CCTATGAAGGACTGGACTGTAGAGAttctctacttttttttttttcttttttttttttgaaaggagCAAACTTGAGTCCAAAGGCACGCATCCCACGTCTTAGATCTACCAATATTGGAATTGACTTTtcatcacttaaaatcctaacTTTCTTAATAGATAATGATTGAATTAAGCAAGAtctcaaggaggaagaagaggaagaagaaagaacagCTAATTTATAAATAATTCATTTACTATATATTAACTAGCACATAAATTAACACTTACAAATAATAGGAGAGAATATGCAAAAATAATTGCttcgtaattaaaaaaaataaaaataataacatgATATTTAGTATTTACTAATCAATAAAATGCTCCCTAATTTTATGATGATAAGCAGCAACCTCTGCAATCTCCATTGTTGGATCAAACCACGTCTGCATTTGCCAACCACTCCTTCAACTTTCCACAAATTGCAGAGAACCCTCAGACCACCATTAATTTTTCAACCCGACCCCTCTATAACAACAATCCCACATGGCACAAAGATAAGAACATCAAAAAACAACAACATAGTCTAATTACATTGGTACAAATGATCTTCATGTTTGGAACAACAACAAAGATTAACATTAACAAGTAGTACTTTTTGATGATCTGCTATCGAATTTTTGGACCGTCGAATCTCTTATTAATTCCAAAAAGGACCCAACTTTCTGGATTAATTTCAAAAACCAACACTTACCCATGAAATCTCAGCCGTAAACTTTCTTGGTTTTGGTCCTCCCATCGTCAAAATTGTACCTGTAAGTTTGTGGCAGGCTTCCGACATCAGAGCCCACGAGTTTCTTGAGCTCCGACCGGACTTTGTAGAACACATGCCTCCAGCTTCCTCTGTTGTCGGATCCAAGCACTTTGGTTTCTTCCTCGTTCATCTCCAGATCCTGGGCAAAAATGGGTTTCCTGGACATGATCCATGCCCAGCTCTGGACCCACCATTTTCTAATGGATCCTCCGGCGTACTCTCCCATGGCGGAAACCGATTTCGACCGGCTTAGTGCCCATGAGGTTGCAGGTGAAGAGATGGGCTGGAGCTTCAGGGACAGAGACGACAGCCGCCTGCGCAGCCCGGGCTGCTCTGTTAATTGTTCCTGAGAAACTGGAAGTGAATGATTTGCGGGCATTTTTCTGAGAAATCGAGCTctgagaaaatggagaaaaccagaggaggatgaggaggaaatGTGGTTTGTgggggttttgtttttgtgttattttgaagGTGGTGTGTGTGGGGTGGTGAAATGTAGCGTTCACAGCTCCATCACAGGCTGTTCTTATTCGTGATGTGTGGGGCCACGGTGGGGTCCATggagtttcttttcaatttgtatTTCTTCTCTCTGCATTTTACAGCTTTTTGTTTCTCCTCCTGTGATGCGGGACAGGGTGTGTGGGGGAGTTTCTCAGCGTTGTTGGgagattttattaatatttttttcttgataATTTAAGGgcttaatttagggtttaactCCACAATACTATAATTAAATAGGTGAAATCATGCCTTGCTCTTTTAATTTAGACTTGTTTTTGGCAAATATAGTGAGTATTTTGTTTACAGCTTGTCAAGAATTAGGGGCAACCAACTACTCTAATTAACGAGAAATTATTAGGAATCAAATATAAATACACGTATCTGTATCTTTTGATCACACTATTAAAGGTGAAAATCCACTACATAAGTCTACTTGAGTCACAATAAGTCCAACGTGCATTATAATTGAAGTGAATTCGTAATACCAAGTTTTACCATGTCACATGTTTTGTGTTCGAGAATGGATCACTTCATCTTTACAACAACTGTTACAAAATAATATGATTCTTATATTTTAATCTGACCGTATCTCATCAGTTGTCTTTATCAAACAACTCTACTTAAATTTCCATCCACACATTCTTACCATGCATGACTAAGCAACCATTTTTCATCtttcaatttcttgattttcttttaTAGGTCAAAATTCTTGTTGCTTTAGGGTTAAAAAGGATGGAATTGGATGGGTTGTTGCTTACCCAATCATTGTGATGAGGATGCAGTCATCATTGTAAATATCATAATATACATCGACATCTTAAGTTACTAGAACAAAGAATATCACCCAATATTTTGGCATGAAATGGTTGGTTGACataaaaacaaacagaaaaaggataagataataaaacgATAACTTGGGAGTTAAGAGTAGCAAAAGGCACAGTTTTTAGCAATTTATCACTTTCGTCCCTAAAACgtggggaggaggaggagggggaggaggaggaggaggagggggaggacgaGGAGCCAGAGTGTGAATGCGGGGACCACCTTTGAGTTGTCGGTTGTAAAGTCTGGATCTGCTGCTTGCAAATTACATGAGTCATTCTCTCATTAATCCCTCTCTATTTTAACATTGCTTGCAATGTTGTTTAATTACTGATTTAAacatgtttattttaattttaattttaattttattattattaagtggAGGGTACGTttcaaaactattacaataatttaggagaGGAGAAAGTTTCAAACCCGGGACATATAAGCAAAAACTCAACACTCTATCCACTAAGATATTGGACCACATGCACTTAAACATGTTTATCTAATAAGTAATAACACGCGTCTTGCTAGCACGACACATGGTATAAAAACATGACAAAGGTTGACATTGTGATTTAAGAAAGATTGCGTGTATTCAAAGTTTATATCTAAATTACGGTTGACAGTTTGTGTTAATAGGTTGTGTGGATGAGTTGCCGACTCATTTATAATCGTGTTGTCTTCTAGTTAACCCTTTTGTAAtcgtttaattttcaaattaatcACTGTGTGAAGTAAATGAAaacttataaatttataatgttAAATTTCCTTCCTTTAGTTCTTAATTtgaccttgtatttatatagtTAAATTTCACATAGTTACATGCACTTACCTACAATGAGAATTTCATTGTATCGGTGTCTCAAGTCAATCATATATTGTTAACATTATGTAATTGACTTGATATACCATTACAGTGACATCCTCGTAACATGAAAGTCGATTGAAATTCAAGACATATCTATGATACAAAGAAATGAAATTGAAgaatttgtgttgttatttgcTCGATGAGagtgaaatgaaaatgaagaaattaaaaagatgtaACATATaagatttttgttttgtgatCACAAATTGTAGAAATTGAAAAGGATACAAAACTCGTGTTTTATGCACATTTTGGTTACTTGATAAGTGACAAGTAAATTTCCACAAACATTAACACATTTTAAAAGGTCCCCTTAAACTACTGAAAACTATGTGAGAATTAAACAATGAGCTATaagttttcttcttcctccctaaTTTCTGCTATGTCTCTGAGTCTCTCTCGACTCTCACCTCTCTCTTTCGGGTCCCCAAAAGAAATCTTCATGTTCACACCGAATTGCTATTTTCTAATTAGCATGTAATTTGACATTTGTTTAGTAGAGTATACCTTAATAAATGGGACTTTCAAAGGGGATGCTACTTACCTTCTGCTCTACCTTTTCAGCTTTCATTTTCGTCATACAATTGCGCGATAATTgaaattgtttaatttttagaaaataGATGATTTAGATCATCATGCAACATTATAAGATGAAAATAAGAGCTGAGAAGATAACCTTTAAGGTTAttaacatttctcttttctctctacgTAGGCCGGCCCCTAGGAGGAGATTCACTAACATCAATCTTTctcctaggtcactcatctcctcTTCACATCACATATTGGTGTGGAGAAATTAGAGGTTCCCTCTTTTAGGAACTTTGGAGATTTTATTTCATCATTCAAATCCAAGGAgccaaggaatgaaggccctcccTTAGGTAATTAACCTTTTCAAATTCAAAGAGGAATCAATAAAGGTGTAATGAAATCTCTTCCCTATTCATGTATATTGAGGTTGAGTTTTGGTTTACCACCTACTAGGATTTGAATTTTCATGATTAAAAGATTAGTTTTTGAGTTCATGTTAACTAATTTCCGCATTTAATCCTATTGTAAGATTCATGAGTACTCATAGTTCATCTAAACATAGTTATCCTTCATTTGGAAGATTATTCATTCTAGTCCAACCCTCTACCAGACGAGACTATATTAAGTTATCATATTCAAGTCAATTATAACATAAAAAGTGCTACTCTTACCACATATTAGtaccatctctctaatagagatgagacCTGCATATGTTGGTGGGCCCTATGCTTTATTAAAGAAATGATACAAATAATGATACAAATATATGGTAAGTGTACTCTATAAACATTAAACATGTTCTGAATGCATATAGAAACCTCCTTAGATAAAGGTAAGCGATTTCCGCACCCATATTTTCACTTCACGCACTCTTCTTTATTTATGAATtatcaaaattcataaattaacAGGAGTGCGCGGAAACCAAATAACCGATTTCTGTTTCTTATTGGGCTTGGGTCATTTCATCTGCCCTTTCGGATTATGGATTTTAGCAAGAAAACGCGGTCCATTAGCGAGTTCAGACCAAAAAGGAAAGAACAGCCTCAAACGACGTCGTCTCCGTCGGTTTTATTCTTCCTTGTGGCTCACTCTGCAGTGTCCTCCAATGGCTGTGGGGATCTGAAAACCATCAAAATTTACACAAAGAAAACCAAACAGAGCGTAGCAATGGAGTACAGGAAGCTCAAAGATCAGGTAATTTCCATATAAGTTACCAGATTTCTTGctataatcctcaaattttCAACCTTTTTTCATTACCAATTTGATCCAATTGCAGGATCAAGACGAATCTTCAGCCCCCCAAGACCTCGAAAGCTTGCGGGTCAAGCCAGTGGATCTCACCAAGTGGAAGCTCAAGTGTGCCCAACTTTTCTATTTCTTCCAATTAACTCAAATCTTtggtatttttaatttaatttgattaGTGGTATTGGGTTGATTGGAATAGGTCGGCTGTTACGATAGCTCTGACCGTTTTCACGAGTTCACAAGCAATATTGATTGTGTGGTCGAAGCGGGCTGGGAAGTATGAATACAGTGTCACCACTGCAAATTTCTCGGTGAGTACTGAGGCAGATGAAGCTACAGTGTACGTTAAAGTTTAGGAAGTTATGCTTTGTAATGTGGCTTTTCGCTTGACTTGAAATGGGTTGTGTTTTGGGAATTAGGTGGAGGCTTTGAAGTGTGCAATATCGCTTGCTGCTTTGGCACGAATCTGGAGCAATGAAGGTGTTACTGAAGATAACAGGTCTTTACTTTTTGTATAACTTGTGCATTGTTGCTGAGTTATAGTGATGTTACGGGAGAAATCGATTCTGTTCATTGTATAATGTTTTGGGTATTGATGAATGACTGTAATAAGCGGCGTAAAGGGATTTAAACCCGAAGTTACATGATTGTATTCTGTCTTTGAATTAGGTTGAGTGCAAAGCTGGATGAAGTTATTGTATACCCCATTCCGGCATTTCTTTACCTAATCAAGAATTTGCTTCAGGTTGGTTGCGGTAGTATGTTTTCTTTTGCATCAGTGTGTTTGGTCTTTTTACTTTCTGAAGTGTGATTGCATCTAGCGCTCATTTGTATGTGGCAGTATTATATCTTTGCGTACGTGGATGCTCCGGGTTATCAAATACTGAAGAACTTCAACATTATCAGTACTGGAATTTTATACAGAATCATACTCAAGAGAAAGTAAGTAAATACGACTAAGCTAAGCTGCCTAGTTTGTGTGCTGCTATATACTGTTGACTGAAGATACAGTTCTTATGAGCTTTTTTTTCCACCTGTATTTACTGCAGGTTAAGTGAGATTCAATGGGCCGCTTTCATTATACTATGTGCAGGGTGCACTACGGCACAACTGAACCCAAAGTAAGTGTCATAACTGCCATATTTTTCCACGCAGTAATCTGATTGAATTTATGATGAGTTTGTCTCTCAGCAGACTGCTGTTACTTGTTGGCTTTTCAACCTCAAGAAATCCTATCATGTGATTGATCCATGGTGCATCTCATGTGGATGATAGGGAGttaattttattgaattcatggaGGAACTCAAGTCATATATATCCTGCATATTTTCTCTAGGTTAAAAAGTTAAACTCGTCTGCCGATATTGCGATTCCTTAGTTATATATGAAAATCAGAGCGCAGAGAACACTGTTCACCGctttttaattgttattttatagAAGTTTCAGCTTGAGTTAGTTCAATAACTTTGTTAAAATGGCATTACGTTTGCAGATCTGACAGTGTTCTCCAAACTCCATTCCAAGGCTGGGTGATGGCCATTGTGAGTTCTCAACATTTTGAGAGTCTTAATctgatttgtttatttttgttatttcccCCCTTTTATAGCTTGCCATGTTTGTTTTTGTAACAGGTGATGGCACTTTTAAGTGGTTTTGCTGGAGTATACACCGAGGTGACTTTTTAAGTAACAGCTTGTTCTCCGCTTCTTGTTTAAAGCATCACAAAATGTGCAAATGGCTAACCCAGCATACtcaattttatcaaaatttgggtTTAGATTTGTCACTAATGGCTTTTAAAACACTATGGTTGACTAAATATTCTATATAATATTGGCAGGCCATAATGAAAAAGCGTCCTGCAAGGAATATAAATGTGCAGAACTTCTGGATGTACGTGTTTGGCATGGCCTTCAATGCTGTTGCTATACTGGTTCAAGATTTTGATGCAGTGATGAACAAGTAAGTTAATCTCTGTTTTCCATTTCTGATTATTCTCTTTTGTTGGGTCTATTGCTTTACCAGTTATTTTTGTGTTCATTGCTAAAATATCCTGCCTTTGAAAATGCGTTTTCAGGGGATTCTTCCACGGATACTCTTTTATTACAGTTCTCATGATTTTCAACCACGCACTCAGGTCGATTATGTATCCTCTTTTCTTATCAATTAACCAATGGCTGTTTGCTTGTTATGCATATTCCCTATCGTGTTTCTATTTGATTGCTTATATTTGTTCCCTTTGCAGTGGTATCGCTGTGTCTATGGTTATGAAGTATGCTGATAATATTGTGAAGGTAAGACTATGAATTACAACTTTGATTTTGGGGAAGCATTCACTGAAGTACTTTTACATGCTTCTTTATAATGGCCTATAATTATGCTTAGGCATCCTATTACAAAATTCTCACATTTAATTTGATTTACATACATGAAATTACGGAAAGTGGAGGGGTTTATGGGGCTGCTGTCTTTTAAATCTTTGTAGATGGCCTACTTATGCTAACAATATGCATTTCATATATTGTGGGTTTTAAAATTATGAGACATTTGTTGGAATCACACCTTGAATATTTCCTGGCCTTCTACGAAAATTCGATCTTAATTTAGCTACTTTCTGCAGGTGTATTCTACTTCAGTGGCAATGCTTCTTACAGCAGTTGTTTCTGTGTTTCTATTTGGCTTTCATCTATCCCTCGCCTTTTTCCTTGGCTCGACGTAAGTTTCCTCTGCTCACATGAAACATCTATGTTCTATACTTATATCGTCAATTAGTTGAGTCCTACAGATCCATTCAATTCTGTCATGTGCCATGCCATATGTATTGGGTTGGGAGTGGCTTGGCCATAATCAACTTGTCAAAATGTATTTTTGACAATTTGGTAGTAGGTGTCTGTATTTTGATTGATATTCTCAAAACCGTCACTGATCTCAAATAGTTACCATTTTTCACAATAAGAGTAAGGGAAACATCAGTTTAGCCATCATGAGAAATACAATAGCTGATCTATGCTTCTTTCTTGTTTCCAGCGTTGTCTCGGTTGCGGTTTATCTGCATTCAATTGGAAAGGTTAGGTAATGACGACCTCATTTCGCCATCTCCGCCTAGTTCTACAGTCAGTGTAAAGGATTATGTTACTCA carries:
- the LOC103445293 gene encoding uncharacterized protein, which produces MPANHSLPVSQEQLTEQPGLRRRLSSLSLKLQPISSPATSWALSRSKSVSAMGEYAGGSIRKWWVQSWAWIMSRKPIFAQDLEMNEEETKVLGSDNRGSWRHVFYKVRSELKKLVGSDVGSLPQTYRYNFDDGRTKTKKVYG
- the LOC103445292 gene encoding CMP-sialic acid transporter 2-like — translated: MDFSKKTRSISEFRPKRKEQPQTTSSPSVLFFLVAHSAVSSNGCGDLKTIKIYTKKTKQSVAMEYRKLKDQDQDESSAPQDLESLRVKPVDLTKWKLKSAVTIALTVFTSSQAILIVWSKRAGKYEYSVTTANFSVEALKCAISLAALARIWSNEGVTEDNRLSAKLDEVIVYPIPAFLYLIKNLLQYYIFAYVDAPGYQILKNFNIISTGILYRIILKRKLSEIQWAAFIILCAGCTTAQLNPKSDSVLQTPFQGWVMAIVMALLSGFAGVYTEAIMKKRPARNINVQNFWMYVFGMAFNAVAILVQDFDAVMNKGFFHGYSFITVLMIFNHALSGIAVSMVMKYADNIVKVYSTSVAMLLTAVVSVFLFGFHLSLAFFLGSTVVSVAVYLHSIGKVR